CTGACTCATCACCGCGAATAAAGAGTGTCGGACCATCATAAGCGCCGTTATTGAATGGCCAACCGATAATGCCCTCATAGGAGGCTATCAGGCCGTCCAGATTCATCCGCCAACTGAAACCAGACTCCGCCCGGCGAAAGCTTTTCAGCAAAAACTGTGCTGTCGCCTCATCCACACCCCTTGCCAAAAGGTGATTCAAGGCCTCTTTCCGCTCGACGCTGCCATCAAGGGGCAGCGAGGTGAGGGCAGCAAACACTCGTTGATGACGGGGGGCATAGGGTACGGGCGCGATATCGGCGGCAACCACGGACGCGACTCTGTCAGGATGCAGAAGCGCCGTTGCGAGCACAATTTTACCGCCCATGGAATGACCAATGAGATGTGCTTTGGTTGCGCCCAGTTCATCCAGCAATGAAACCAGACTCTGGGCCAGGCTTGGGTAATCCATCGTATCCCAGTGGGGACTCTGACCGTGATTGGGCACATCGATACGAGTAACGCGATATTCGCTCTCCAGGGTCTGCGCCAGTCCCTTTAGATTATCCAGATCGCCAAAAAGACCGTGAACCAGAA
This portion of the Shewanella amazonensis SB2B genome encodes:
- a CDS encoding alpha/beta fold hydrolase, which gives rise to MSAQLNYQTQGVGEDVVLVHGLFGDLDNLKGLAQTLESEYRVTRIDVPNHGQSPHWDTMDYPSLAQSLVSLLDELGATKAHLIGHSMGGKIVLATALLHPDRVASVVAADIAPVPYAPRHQRVFAALTSLPLDGSVERKEALNHLLARGVDEATAQFLLKSFRRAESGFSWRMNLDGLIASYEGIIGWPFNNGAYDGPTLFIRGDESDYVTAEHKDAILSQFPNVQLKSIGGAGHWLHAQKPGIFNRLVKNFLDSQHPELHG